The following DNA comes from Neoarius graeffei isolate fNeoGra1 chromosome 25, fNeoGra1.pri, whole genome shotgun sequence.
gtagatagcgcctgatgattgttatggagactttgtgaccccaagatgctactctttgatgcaattctctaacagtgagctttggagaactttttacttctcttaccatcctcctcactgtgcgtggtggcaagataaacttgcatcctcgtccaggcttgtttgccactgttccagttgttttaaacttcttgatgattcctctgactgtagatatgggccggtgtaggcgagtggctattttcttgtagccattgcctgacttatgaaggtcgacacacatctgccttactcgaatggtgtgttctcttgtctttcccatgttgaagagttgataagagaaataggcctctgtgtcacatcatatttataccccagggaaacaggatgtgatgaattactaattaaaggttcctagatactctgatcaactttataaactacaatagaaatgacagaaatgcttcaattacatttattttctaggaattgttatgggtgccaataattgtggaacaggtgattttatgaaaaataattatttcttagtcagggatttttttttaattcacttgagttaaaggttacatttttctacaattttcagtgtgagattatgcttctgcagtaaaaattgaatttattttaaggcttttaacacatcttaaccaggggtgccaataattgtagaggGCTCTGTATTAGAATGAGCTCATTTGAACTACAGCCAGCACTACAGTCAGAACCAAAcaatgctgtggtataaaacaACACTACATTCCCTTATCCATGTGACTGATACAGTATAGTCTACAAACACAAAATATATCACTTTAATGAAATGGCATGGTGAATTCAGTAGGTCCATGAAGAAAAAGTTATTAATCAGATATTTGCTCTTCATATTTGCAGGTATAGGCATGAACACAGCCTCCTAACACAATGCCTGAACTCTAAGTTGGCCCCAAAGACAGAGACAACTGTGTGAAAGAAAGAGTCCTGGAAGACTAAAAGACTGGAAGTGTTATTTTTCCCTCATTCAGTTCCACAAGCAGATTTAcatatgttttattttaaaaagtaaTATGAACTGTCTAGCTTTATGTAACTGTACAATAGATTTTAATAATGCATTTGTcttattgtcatttaaactctccAGGTTCAATTATAAATATTATTAATAGACATTAGTCTAAATGAGCAGTAGCCATGGAAAATAGGAGGGGAAAGTGTCAAAAGCTTCTGGAAAAACAGTGTTGTGGCAGTAAATGAGTAATGAGGCTCCGGCTGGTGTGTTACCGCAGGGCTTTGGCAGTCGTGCCCTCAGTCTGCTGCTCTGAGTAAATGCTGAGCAGAGAGACTCCCCCACAGAAGTTCCATCATCATTACCATCACCATCCCAGTCCAACTTTCCAGCTGAATGTTATGTGTTTATTATCATGTAGATTGATGGGGTGAAAAGACTGGTATTCCCCATGGGTTCTGATTGAGACAGTAATGAAGAAATGTACTTCTGCAACTACatcgactattattattattattaaattgaatccggcggcacggtggtgtcgtggttagcgctgtcgcctcatagcaagacggtccgggttcgtggccaatgagggcctttctgtgtggagtttgcatgttctccccgtgtccgcgtgggtttcctccgggtgctccggtttcccccacagtccaaagacatgcaggttaggttaactggtgactctaaactgaccgtaggtgtgaatgtgagtgtgaatggttgtttgtctatgtgtcagccctgtgatgacctggcgatttgtccagggtgtaccccgcctttcgcccgtagtcagctgggataggctccagcttgcctgcgaccctgtagaacaggataaagcggctagagataatgagatgagatgagatgggtggcacgatggtgtagtggttagtactgtaacctcacagcaagaaggttctgggttcaagcccagcggtcggcgagggcctttctgtgtggagtttgcatgttctccccatgtctgtgtgggtttcctccaaaggcatgcaggttaggctaattggtggctctaaattgagcgtaggtgtgaatgattgtttgtctctatgtctcagccctgctatgacctggtgacttgtccagggtgtaccctgcctcttgcccatagttaactgggataggctctagcttgcctgcaaccctgttgaacaggataagcggctacagataatggatggataataataattattattattcaatctcaacaattattttaaaataattgttttcatgtttttaataagccctgcgatgatctgatgacttgtccagggtgtaccccgcctctcgcccgtagtcagctgggataggctccagcttgcctgcgaccctgtacaggataagcggctacagataatggatagatgtttttaataatgttctttttttaatctttttaagTTAATcctaagggtgtacaaacttttgctctCAGCTGTTTTGTAGATGCAAtaatatgataataataataaagtctaaTGCCATGCCTGTTTATTTCTATAACATACATTTATTTCAGTTTTCTTATCATACAGTAATAACATTTTCTCAATTTCTAAAATGAAAATAATAAAGCTCTTCCAGAAGGAGCTATTCTGCATGAATACATCAATAAGGCACAAGCTATTACAGATTACAGACTGAGTACAGGTGACAAATCAAAGGAAATATAGCTATACGGTGGCGATATGATATTGtgaggacatttatttatttagtttgctGGCATGGCTTGACTCCACTTGTCCCAAATGAAAACAATGTCCTTCTGACTGATCACTTGAtaaaacatttctatcctgacgCAAGTAGTTGTTTCCACCATGACTTCGCCCCCAAATACAGTACAGGGCATGAGGGCTCACTGAAAGgtttgatgaggatgaaaatgatATAAATCATATGCTATGGCCTTCTCGTTCACCAGATCTCAACTAATTGAATGCCCATGAAAGATTTTGGATGGACATATTAGACAGCACtcttcaccaccatcaccaccatcatcatcatcatcatcatcaaaacaccaactgagggaatatcttttggaGCAATGTTTATCTCTCCAGTACCgttccagagacttgtagaatcAACACCAAGagcattgaagctgttctggcagCTTGTCATGGCTCAGCACCTTAATTTatcttttttcctttaatttgtcacctgtcAGTATATCTTTAAACACTCTACAGTTTCCTTCATTTCGTTGTAAGAGTAATATGTTTTCTGTGGATTATTTGTTGCAAACTACCGTCTCCACTGCATATTCGTTATCCTGTGTGTTGAACTCAACCCCAAACTTGCATTTGAGCCTCTAAAAAAGGAAATTAGAGAATTCAAAAACAAATTATCACGAGCATAAAGAATGTGAATGATTTTCTAGGTTATgaagtcaggaaaaaaaaaaccacaaagaaACAAAAGCACTTAAAAATGAAATAGAAACaggcaaataataataatgaaatcaATAATAGCAGTGACAGAAGgaataaaataacaataattaACAATTGTTTGCCAAAGGCGAGGTGACTATCCGTGAATAGCTGAGataaagtcgaggttattattcaccgatattcactgagcctgaggtagataattgtttcagtataaatacacaggtgattatttaaaaaaaatcatgttcaaaaaaattatttcaaacttcaaaagcggcatgcaaatgtaataacggcgcggcgcagacttgtcacttatctatgccgactcagataaaatactttgttttgaaatcgataaaataaatcacaatcccaccctacctttgaatagttttgacCAAACTttctagcatctttagtgcttttaggaacagcattttctttcatcatttgtaattcttcctcacttacagtgagatTATCGAGGTGATAATCGAGAAATAAtccaaatttcttgaccaatccacacgtgcgatttcctataatcacctccatatttatactaaaaattgataagaatataatatataaattatataatgaAAATCAATtatgtgtaaaaaaagaataaagtacaataattaaaataatataaaagtaatgtaaaaaaaatgcaattaaaaataaggtttataaataaataaataaataaataaatacccttTGAGCCATAGCACAGGAGTCCAGATCTGCAGCCTCAGTTTTTAGGCACTTTGTTTTTCCTATGATTGCCTCGATCTTGTAGTTGATCATGTTAGTGACCTGGAACATTCATGAGTCATGAAAAGGAAAATACAGTGTCCATATTAACTATAGAAATCCTGAATCAATATGCATGTTAACTATTACTGTATTATAAATCAAACAGAAAAAAATGCTCTACCTTTGTTTGTGCAGATGTTACATCAACAAGCTTAAAGTacttcttcttcttggatttAATGTTAAATTCCTTCACAGCTTTTCTGACAGCCTCTTGGACATCTTTCTGactggggttgacaacagaccaaCTTCCTAGAGGCTGCATATGATCTAAAAATGGGGAcagggatttataaataaataaataaataaatgagccagggcggcacggtggtgtagtggttagcgccgttgcctcacagcgagaaggtccaggtttgagccccatggccagcgagggcctttctgtgtggagtttgcatgttctccccgtgtccgtgtgggtttcctccgggtgctccggtttcccccacagtccaaagacatgcaggttaggttaactggtgactctaaattgaccgtaggtgtgaatgtgagtgtgaatggttgtctgtgtctatgtgtcagccctgtgatgacctggcgacttgtccagggtgtaccctgcctttcgcccgtagtcagctgggataggcttcagcttgcctgcgaccctgtagaacaggataaagcggctagagataatgagatgagatgaaataaatgaGCCATTGTAATATAATTAACGATCAACAGTTTCAAAGATCTGAAGCAGAAGCTTAATGCTTTATTACCTTTATACTTTACAAGATGTATTTACTGTATATATGCAAAATATTTGACTGTCATCCCAGTCAAGCATAAAATGAAATCATTCAAAAAACATGACTCATTTCTGTGTTTTTGTGACTTAAATGGTAATAATTACCAAAATACTAAGTCTACTCACGTGGGATAAtcacttcctcctccaccaggtcTTTACCATAGCTCCAGTGAACTGCCGAGAGAACTGAAAGGAGCAGTACGAGGTACAGGTTCATGGCTGGAGCTGTGTGCTGTCTGAAGCAAGGAGAAGAAGTGTGTGACTGAGAGGAAAGTACATGTGAAGTAGTTCTTTCAGCTCAGCTTGGAATTTATGAGTGAGCTGACAGCTCCACACCCATGCTGACAGAATGGGTGGAGTGTATgagcttactgtgtgtgtgtgtgtgtgtgtgtgtgtgtgtgtgtgtgtgtgtgtgtgtgcatgcgtgcttgCATGCGCTGTGAGTCAGAGGACGCCCAGCTTTCTGTATTTTTGTTTCTCTGTTGCTTTGTGTGTACAAATTATGAGTCAGAAGTATGTCTATGTATATATGTCTGAGAAAACCTACTGGTGTCTCTAGTGACTAAATTCTGGGTTTTGACTAAAATTGGGCTTTCTTGCCTATTAAAATACTTTGACATGTCTACTTTAACATAACAAACATATTTCCCCAAAACTTATTTAGcacatacagctctggaaaaaagtgAAGAGACCACTTCAATTCTTTCTTAAATCAGCACCTCTATGCATTGAAgtaatttcattccagtgtctgtgttaGAATAACAACACAAACACACTTCACTTTCAGCCacgctacttaagcctctctcactctcactgtcagaaCAAGTATTGTTCTGAGTTTACCCAGTAATACCAAGCCTTTCCATTTCTGTCTGCCTCTAGTTTTCCTGACCCTCGCTATCTCTTTACTTCTACGCCCATTGTCTCCTCTATATTGCCCTGTTTGCTGATCAACCGACTGTTGCCTGCTTTTTGACTACAATTCTAGTTTTGTGATTTGGCTATGTTTCCTGTTTGCTACCCCGCTcttccctgcacatacatctgtaagtgcctgcaccctgacattacttaatgaggtactgattaggtgatcacctgaaccgcttcttcttcttttggctactcctgattaggggtcgccacagcggatctttcatctccatcgctccctgtctgccgcatccttctctaccacacctgtcactttcatgtcctctctcgccacatccatgtatctcctctttggccttcgtcgttttcgtgtgcctggcagctccatcctcaacattctccttccaacatgctctgcatctcttctcaggatgtgcccataccatctcagtctcatctctcttagcttaattcccaagctctccacatgtgctgtccctctgatgtgttcattccttatcctgtccaaccttgtcactcccatcgcaaaccttaacatcctcaactccgccacctccaactttgcctcctgcctcttcgttaagggtacggtctccaatccatacatcacagctggtctcactactgtcttatacatcttacctttcacttttgctgggactttcttatcacaaatgactcctgaaatcctccaactgctccagcctgcctgcactctctttctcacctcactatcacagccctcattttcttgcacagttgaccccaggtacttgaattcaccaactttctttacgtctacattacgtgatcacctgaaccaaatcaaggaaaagtataaaaaccactgctgtggtcatcactatcctcttgcaataggaccagtttggatggtaaAAACAATGCTAGCAGTACCTTAAATTTaagtggaatacaaaaatatctattcattatgccaaaagagttaaaaagaaaagttttgagtgagaaaaagaatggttcaattctggctttgcTGGTAGAGGGATACAATGAGTGTCAGgttgcctccatcctcaaactttcaaagatggcagttcataagaacagtgtcaagcagcagacattgggggcaacaaagttacagactggcagagggtgaaaacaactctccactgactgggatgatcATCAGTTCCTTCAAATGTCATTCaacaactgtaggatgacatcaagtgacctacaaaaagaatggcaaatggcagctggggttatgTGCATGGCAAGGATGGCTCAAAAGGATCCTCCAGATGGGGTTGAAGTCATGTGAAGCTAGAAAAAAAAGCCATACATCAATGAAAagtaaagaagagccaggctgaagtttgctaaagaccataaggattggaccgtaGAGGACTGAAGTAAGGTCAtcatctctgatgagtccaattttcagctttttctcatcacctggtcatctaatggttagacagagacctggagaggcctacaacccACAGAGTCTCGCACCCATTGTGAAGTTTGGTGGAGGattggtgatgatctgggggtgcttcagcaaggctagaATGggtcagatttttgtttgtgaagggcacatgaatcaagccatgtaaaaggtgatcctggaagaaaacttgtttTCTTCTGCTTTGACAATGTTCCCTCACTCTGAGGATTAGGTTTTCCAGCAGGatgatgctccatgccacacagccaggtcactcAAAGTGTGGATGGAGACCACaatacaagatcaagaccctgtcatggccagcccaatctctagACCTGAACCCCTtggaaacctctggaatgtgatcaagaggaagatggatggtcagaagccatcaaacaaagctgagctgattgaatttttgtgccaggagtggcataaagtcacccaagagcaatgtgaaagactggtggagagcatgccaagactcatgaaagctgtgattaaatgtcagggttattccaccaactattgatttctgaactcattctAAATTCAAACATGAGTATTgtggtacaaccctgattccaaaaaagttgagacaaagtacaaattgcaaataaaaacagaatacaataatttacaaatctcaaaaactgatattgtattcacaatagaacatagacaacatatcaaatgtcgaaagtgagacattttgaaatttcatgccaaatattggctcatttgaaatttaatgacagcaacacatctcaaaaaagttgggacaggggcaataagaggctggaaaagttaaaggtacaaaaaaggaacagctggaggaccaaactgcaactcattaggtcaattggcaataggtcattaacatgactgggtataaaaagaacatcttggagtggcagcggctctcagaagtaaagatgggaagaggatcaccaatccccctaattctgcgccgacaaatagtggagcaatatcagaaaggagttcgacagtgtaaaattgcagagtttgaacacatcatcatctacagtgcataatatcatcaaaagattcagagaatctggaagaatctctgtgcgtaagggtcaaggccggaaaaccatactgggtgcccatgatcttcgggcccttagacggcactgcatcacatacaggcatgtttctgtattggaaatcacaaaatgggctcaggaatatttccagagaacattatctgtgaacacaattcaccgtgccaaccgccgttgccagctaaaactctatagtttaaagaagaagccgtatctaaacatgatccggaagcgcagacgtcttctctgggccaaggctcatttaaaatgaactgtggcaaagtgggaaactgttctgtggtcagacgaatcaaaatttgaagttctttatggaaatcagggacgccgtgtcattcggactaaagaggagaaggacgacccaagttgttatcagcgctcagctcagaagcctgcatctctgatggtatggggttgcattagtgcatgtggcatgggcagcttacacatctggaaagacaccatcaatgctgaaaggtatatccaggttctagagcaacatatgctcccatccagacgacgtctctttcagggaagaccctgcattttccaacatgacaatgccaaaccacatactgcatcaattacagtatcatggctgcgtagaagaa
Coding sequences within:
- the si:busm1-57f23.1 gene encoding cystatin; this translates as MNLYLVLLLSVLSAVHWSYGKDLVEEEVIIPHHMQPLGSWSVVNPSQKDVQEAVRKAVKEFNIKSKKKKYFKLVDVTSAQTKVTNMINYKIEAIIGKTKCLKTEAADLDSCAMAQRRLKCKFGVEFNTQDNEYAVETVVCNK